From Candidatus Pedobacter colombiensis, one genomic window encodes:
- a CDS encoding RNA polymerase sigma-70 factor encodes MLDFNYKILSDAKLIKLLQASDHNAYTEIYNRYFQVLFVQARKKLKDEDLAKDILQEIFAKIWIKRETHLIPTNLTGYLYTLMKNRILDLYLHQQVEAKYIQSLKGLMATGRGTGTDARVREKECSAHINKEIAALPPKMRQIFELSRKKQLTYKEIAAKLNTNENNVSKQINNGLKVLRRKLIRS; translated from the coding sequence ATGCTAGATTTCAACTACAAAATTCTATCTGATGCAAAATTAATTAAGCTATTGCAGGCATCAGATCATAACGCTTATACAGAAATATACAACAGGTATTTTCAGGTACTATTTGTCCAGGCTAGAAAAAAGCTAAAAGATGAAGATCTTGCAAAAGATATATTACAAGAAATTTTCGCCAAGATCTGGATAAAGAGGGAGACACACCTAATCCCAACAAACCTTACCGGATACTTATATACCTTAATGAAGAACCGCATATTAGATCTTTACCTCCATCAGCAGGTAGAAGCCAAATACATCCAATCATTAAAGGGACTTATGGCCACCGGCAGAGGAACCGGAACAGATGCGAGAGTTAGAGAAAAGGAATGTAGTGCACATATCAATAAGGAAATTGCAGCTCTACCGCCTAAAATGAGACAGATATTTGAGTTGAGCAGAAAAAAACAACTTACTTATAAGGAGATCGCAGCAAAACTAAACACCAATGAAAACAATGTTTCCAAACAAATTAACAACGGGCTTAAAGTATTAAGAAGAAAGCTCATAAGGTCATAA
- a CDS encoding alpha/beta hydrolase family protein, translating to MNQLKGLLLLTLVFLFLSVRGQDTMVLKSKSLKTDDSVLVYKPAVYNVKSKYPVVYLLHGHSANFRTWARLANLQRLADTYNFIVVCPDGLKKSWYMNSPQPDSVQYEDFFMKELMPKINSVYKTNKEKIFITGNSMGGFGAMYLFLKHPDVFLSAGSTSGVLNLRHSGFKKTTIAYLLGPYSEENKAFDEFSPVNRLESIKDLKKTLIFDCGTEDYLYGANNQFRKKCDELKIKATYIAQPGAHTGPYWSKSIEAHFSFFSGLANKG from the coding sequence ATGAATCAATTAAAAGGATTGTTGTTGCTGACTTTGGTATTTTTATTTCTGTCGGTAAGGGGACAGGACACGATGGTACTTAAGTCTAAGAGCTTAAAAACGGACGATAGTGTGCTGGTTTATAAACCGGCTGTTTATAATGTGAAATCTAAATACCCGGTTGTTTACTTATTGCATGGACATTCAGCTAATTTTAGAACCTGGGCCAGGTTAGCTAACCTGCAAAGGTTGGCAGATACTTATAATTTTATTGTGGTTTGTCCGGATGGCTTAAAGAAAAGCTGGTACATGAATTCTCCTCAGCCGGATAGTGTGCAGTACGAGGATTTCTTTATGAAGGAGTTGATGCCAAAAATAAACAGTGTCTATAAGACTAATAAGGAAAAGATTTTTATTACTGGTAATAGCATGGGCGGTTTTGGGGCTATGTATCTTTTTCTAAAACATCCTGATGTTTTTTTAAGTGCAGGCAGTACTTCCGGAGTGCTTAATTTAAGGCATTCAGGTTTTAAAAAAACAACGATTGCTTATTTGTTAGGACCATACTCGGAAGAAAATAAAGCTTTTGATGAATTTTCTCCGGTAAATAGGCTGGAAAGTATTAAGGATTTAAAAAAGACGCTGATTTTTGATTGCGGTACTGAGGATTATCTGTATGGCGCTAATAATCAATTCAGAAAAAAATGTGATGAATTGAAAATTAAAGCGACTTATATCGCTCAGCCGGGTGCACATACGGGGCCGTACTGGTCTAAAAGCATTGAGGCTCATTTTAGCTTTTTCTCAGGATTGGCCAATAAAGGCTAA
- a CDS encoding ROK family protein, with product MGKTFFEELNSENITGVAYKNVSLKKSVISYFANIGNATIADLCKELNLSAPKITALLGDLIQDGLIKDYGKIDSTGGRKPNLYGLVPESAFFIGVDIKQNHINIGLSDLQKNLIKVSEKLPYKLDNNKESLEALCNLINDFIKELSTPREKILGIGINLSGRINYTTGYSYSFFYFNEEPLTKILESKIGIRIFLENDSKSMAYGEFSAGVVNGEKNVLFLNLDYGIGLGILINGQLYYGKSGYSGEFGHIPLFNNEIICHCGKKGCLETEASGWALTRMFKERLQEGSSSILTQNNLSPEDLKMEDIISAANHDDVLAIELIAKIGENLGRGIALLINLFNPELVILGGSLAATEEYIRLPIKSAINKYSLSLVNQDTILKMSKLGERAGIIGACLLVRNRLLSLS from the coding sequence ATGGGGAAAACTTTTTTTGAAGAATTAAATAGCGAGAATATAACCGGTGTTGCATACAAAAATGTTAGCCTAAAAAAAAGCGTAATCAGTTACTTTGCCAATATAGGTAATGCAACGATTGCAGATTTATGCAAAGAACTGAATCTAAGTGCTCCAAAAATTACCGCATTATTAGGTGATTTGATACAGGATGGCCTGATTAAAGATTATGGGAAAATAGATTCTACTGGAGGACGTAAACCTAATTTATATGGATTAGTACCCGAATCCGCTTTTTTTATAGGGGTAGACATTAAACAGAACCACATTAACATTGGCCTATCCGACCTACAGAAAAATCTAATCAAGGTTTCTGAAAAACTTCCTTACAAACTAGACAACAATAAGGAATCGCTCGAAGCATTGTGTAACCTGATCAATGATTTCATCAAAGAACTAAGTACACCAAGAGAAAAGATATTAGGTATAGGCATCAACTTATCTGGAAGGATCAACTACACTACCGGCTATAGCTACAGTTTCTTTTATTTCAATGAAGAACCATTAACCAAAATCCTTGAATCGAAAATAGGTATTCGTATTTTCCTGGAAAACGATTCCAAATCAATGGCCTACGGAGAATTCTCTGCAGGAGTAGTTAACGGAGAAAAAAATGTGCTATTCCTAAACCTCGATTATGGCATAGGGTTAGGTATTCTGATAAATGGACAACTTTACTACGGTAAATCAGGCTATTCAGGTGAATTTGGTCATATCCCATTGTTCAACAACGAAATCATCTGTCACTGTGGTAAAAAAGGCTGTTTAGAAACTGAGGCTTCGGGATGGGCGCTTACTCGCATGTTTAAAGAACGATTACAGGAAGGCTCTTCATCCATTTTAACCCAAAACAACCTAAGTCCTGAAGATTTAAAAATGGAAGACATCATCAGCGCGGCCAATCACGATGACGTGCTAGCCATAGAGCTGATTGCTAAAATAGGCGAAAACCTTGGTCGTGGTATAGCTTTACTCATCAACTTATTTAATCCGGAACTGGTGATACTTGGAGGAAGTCTTGCAGCTACAGAAGAATACATCAGACTCCCTATAAAGAGTGCCATTAACAAATATTCGTTAAGCCTCGTTAATCAGGATACAATTTTAAAAATGTCTAAGCTAGGCGAGCGTGCGGGAATTATCGGAGCATGTCTTTTGGTACGCAACCGATTACTATCCCTATCTTAA
- a CDS encoding copper amine oxidase, with protein sequence MEYKNLKIALGLVLVCSTMHLSAQTINREDAESLLKAKQGNVVLMKDFFTVKPVDIKYNKVVLPGPQFIISDDPEYIRMPEAIALKEAVQPGAVRLYVYNVNGVKEPVKIDRKITAVIKNTGKQKMHIRMLKYSSQKPSANYFQIGKQGLADYFASNGDEKIRVVEPGEAIAVDEQLERNVVKYDELSHGFYDFVIDQPGEINIIQTDVKTPGPVALKKIKTVIPTGHKNAGRGLFGVSNYKVTGVDVLDTKNGVAEIVVADGIKDPWVLGVEGTSGKESTLAGNYGVMYNIELKWKSTDGKGLALVTWNSRSADNKWCNGMAATMVVSKGKFNEGIIQLPNDRLVTKTAPEAILVQVFPPAKNGEEQVIKLTYSPPGASCLPTPLVFIPVDMDTLK encoded by the coding sequence ATGGAATACAAAAACTTAAAAATTGCTTTAGGTCTGGTGCTCGTTTGCAGTACAATGCATTTAAGTGCACAGACTATTAATCGCGAGGATGCGGAGAGTTTGTTGAAGGCAAAACAAGGGAATGTTGTTTTGATGAAGGATTTCTTTACCGTTAAACCGGTAGATATCAAATACAATAAAGTGGTTTTGCCTGGTCCTCAGTTTATCATTTCTGATGATCCCGAATACATTAGGATGCCCGAAGCTATTGCGTTAAAAGAGGCTGTGCAGCCGGGTGCAGTTAGGTTGTATGTATATAATGTAAATGGTGTAAAGGAACCGGTAAAGATCGATCGTAAAATTACTGCCGTTATAAAAAATACGGGTAAACAGAAGATGCATATTCGTATGTTAAAATATTCTTCGCAAAAGCCAAGTGCTAATTACTTCCAGATTGGTAAACAGGGATTGGCTGATTATTTTGCTTCCAATGGCGATGAAAAGATTCGTGTGGTTGAGCCTGGCGAAGCAATTGCGGTAGATGAGCAGTTGGAACGTAATGTAGTAAAATATGATGAGCTGTCTCATGGTTTTTATGATTTTGTGATCGATCAACCCGGGGAGATTAATATTATTCAGACCGATGTTAAGACTCCTGGTCCCGTGGCATTGAAGAAAATAAAAACGGTGATCCCTACAGGACATAAAAATGCAGGTCGTGGTTTGTTTGGTGTAAGTAATTATAAGGTTACTGGTGTCGATGTATTGGATACTAAAAACGGAGTGGCTGAAATTGTTGTAGCTGATGGGATAAAAGATCCATGGGTGCTGGGTGTTGAAGGTACAAGTGGTAAAGAGTCTACTTTGGCGGGAAATTACGGTGTAATGTACAATATAGAGTTGAAGTGGAAAAGTACTGATGGTAAAGGTTTGGCGCTGGTTACCTGGAACTCGCGTTCTGCTGATAACAAATGGTGTAATGGCATGGCGGCGACGATGGTTGTTAGTAAAGGAAAGTTTAATGAGGGAATTATTCAATTGCCAAATGATAGATTGGTAACTAAGACTGCACCGGAAGCAATATTAGTGCAGGTATTCCCACCCGCGAAAAATGGCGAAGAACAAGTGATTAAGTTGACTTACTCTCCGCCGGGTGCTTCATGTCTTCCAACGCCATTGGTGTTTATTCCAGTGGATATGGATACTTTGAAATAA
- a CDS encoding RNA-binding protein has translation MVKIFVGGLKPDVSELDLVMFISLHAQVSTIKVVRDKVTKRCKGYAFLEMANQAEAEKAVLVLNGETYKGQVLNIKIAEELAPAPKAYVKTNKPGDKKRPRLS, from the coding sequence ATGGTTAAAATTTTTGTTGGGGGACTTAAGCCTGACGTTTCTGAATTAGATCTCGTAATGTTTATAAGTCTCCATGCTCAGGTAAGCACGATAAAAGTTGTGCGTGATAAAGTAACCAAGAGGTGTAAAGGCTATGCTTTTTTGGAGATGGCTAATCAGGCAGAGGCAGAGAAAGCTGTTTTGGTATTAAATGGAGAAACTTATAAAGGGCAGGTGCTTAATATTAAAATCGCTGAAGAACTTGCTCCAGCACCTAAAGCTTATGTGAAAACAAATAAACCTGGCGATAAGAAACGACCAAGACTAAGCTAG
- a CDS encoding FAD-dependent oxidoreductase — protein sequence MIGSGFMRGFLFAFLFFFATISVSAKEYETQLLVIGGGASGTTAAIQASRMGVKTLVIEETEWLGGMLTAAGVAAIDGNHQMPSGLWGEFRQKLYDYYGGPKAVETGWVSNTLFEPSIGNKKLKELAINPNLTIWYKTEWKNITRKGNKWEVETYVKGKRTIVTADLIIDATELGDVMGFLKIPYRVGMDSRFDTGESFAPEKANDIIQDLTYVVVLKDYGKDADKTIAKPAGYDPKEFECCCDITDPSADAHHQRAIDCNQMITYGKLPNNKYMINWPKCGNDIYLNIIELSKKDRAAALKEAKLHSLRFVYHLQTKLGFKHLGIADDEFPTSDKLPMIAYHREARRLDGKVTLTVNDVTAPYQQKSNLYRTGIAIGDYPIDHHHLKNPNAPQIDFIKIKVPSYNIPLGSLIPKTADGIIVAEKSVSVTNIVAGASRLQPVVLTIGQAAGALAAVAIKNNLQPAQVNIREVQSALLESKAYIMPFIDVKPEDKNFVVMQKIGATGILKGTGIPYKWANQTWFYPEQPINEYTLIEGFKSFYPVIADQFPSGKLVNAAFAAKLLSSVSKKEITLAEISKVINEGVAKQEVNGETVLSRRALTVLIDHFLNPFAQEIDFNGLTKLK from the coding sequence ATGATTGGATCAGGATTTATGAGGGGATTTTTATTTGCTTTTTTATTCTTTTTTGCAACGATTTCTGTTTCGGCTAAAGAATACGAGACACAGTTGTTGGTGATAGGTGGCGGTGCAAGTGGGACTACCGCTGCTATACAGGCATCAAGAATGGGGGTGAAAACTCTAGTTATTGAAGAAACAGAGTGGTTGGGGGGAATGTTAACCGCTGCCGGTGTAGCTGCTATTGATGGTAATCACCAGATGCCTTCGGGTTTATGGGGGGAGTTTAGACAAAAACTGTATGATTATTATGGTGGACCGAAAGCTGTGGAGACTGGATGGGTGAGCAACACCTTGTTTGAACCCTCAATAGGAAATAAAAAACTCAAGGAATTAGCCATAAATCCTAATCTAACCATTTGGTATAAAACAGAATGGAAGAACATTACCCGTAAGGGGAATAAATGGGAGGTAGAAACCTATGTAAAAGGAAAACGTACGATTGTAACGGCTGATTTGATTATTGATGCTACTGAGTTAGGGGATGTGATGGGTTTTCTGAAAATCCCATATCGTGTGGGGATGGATAGCAGATTTGATACCGGTGAATCTTTTGCTCCTGAAAAGGCAAATGACATCATCCAGGATTTAACTTATGTAGTAGTACTTAAGGATTATGGTAAGGATGCTGATAAAACGATTGCTAAACCTGCAGGTTATGATCCAAAGGAATTTGAGTGCTGCTGTGACATTACCGATCCTTCGGCTGATGCCCATCATCAACGTGCTATAGATTGTAACCAGATGATCACTTATGGTAAACTTCCAAATAACAAGTACATGATCAACTGGCCTAAATGTGGAAACGACATTTATCTGAACATTATTGAACTCAGTAAAAAGGATAGAGCCGCTGCCCTTAAAGAAGCTAAACTGCACAGTTTAAGGTTTGTTTATCACCTGCAAACAAAGCTTGGATTTAAGCATTTAGGTATTGCTGATGATGAATTTCCTACCTCCGATAAATTGCCTATGATTGCTTATCACCGGGAGGCAAGACGATTGGATGGTAAGGTAACATTAACTGTTAATGATGTAACTGCTCCCTATCAGCAAAAGTCTAATTTATACCGTACTGGTATTGCTATTGGTGATTATCCGATTGATCATCATCATTTGAAAAATCCGAATGCTCCACAGATAGATTTTATAAAAATCAAAGTGCCTTCCTATAATATACCATTAGGTTCATTGATTCCTAAAACTGCAGATGGAATTATTGTTGCCGAAAAAAGTGTCAGCGTAACCAATATTGTTGCCGGTGCCAGTAGGTTACAACCGGTGGTATTGACGATTGGTCAGGCAGCGGGTGCATTGGCAGCTGTAGCTATTAAAAATAATTTACAGCCAGCTCAGGTAAATATCCGTGAGGTACAATCTGCTTTATTGGAAAGTAAGGCTTATATCATGCCTTTTATAGACGTGAAACCTGAAGATAAAAACTTTGTAGTGATGCAAAAGATTGGTGCTACGGGAATTTTAAAAGGAACAGGTATCCCTTACAAATGGGCTAACCAAACCTGGTTTTACCCGGAGCAGCCAATTAATGAATATACCTTGATTGAAGGATTTAAATCTTTTTATCCGGTAATAGCTGATCAGTTCCCTTCAGGAAAACTGGTAAATGCAGCTTTTGCTGCAAAGTTATTGTCATCGGTTTCAAAAAAGGAAATAACCCTTGCTGAGATTTCGAAAGTGATAAACGAAGGTGTTGCTAAACAAGAGGTAAATGGAGAAACTGTTTTATCAAGACGAGCGCTTACTGTTTTGATAGATCATTTCTTAAATCCATTTGCTCAGGAAATCGATTTTAATGGATTAACTAAACTCAAATAA
- a CDS encoding phosphodiester glycosidase family protein — protein MNIKLNLAIILVSAGAFLSSCSKSKEGKFHPDKPLVDSTPLVTLSSSWKKAIYLMDNFPNGIQIYVNTTPINGKSISAYAVIFDPKADLELKPVMAASEKTVTSFYNNEPGTKYASINGGFFGSPNNSYSLVMYNTVVSAVNIKSLTRVYNSVNTTYYPTRAAFGISAAGVPDVTWIYHVGTGDGTIFSYSSPALNQLNTAPLPVPTAILPTVGKVWDVKSAIGGSPMLIKDDKINITDAEELIVIDNTSSRARSAIGYTKNNKIIILAVEGGNTAAGIPGVNLAELAQMMKDMGCVGAINLDGGGSTALTVNGKQTVKPSDGSERKVVTALIVKEKL, from the coding sequence ATGAACATAAAACTAAACCTTGCTATTATTCTTGTATCGGCGGGAGCTTTTTTGTCTTCCTGTAGTAAATCTAAAGAGGGGAAATTTCATCCTGATAAACCTTTGGTTGACTCAACACCTTTGGTTACCTTATCGTCCAGTTGGAAAAAGGCGATCTATTTAATGGATAACTTTCCTAATGGAATACAGATTTATGTGAATACAACCCCGATTAATGGGAAATCAATTTCAGCATATGCGGTTATTTTTGATCCAAAAGCTGATTTAGAGTTGAAGCCGGTAATGGCTGCTTCGGAGAAAACAGTAACAAGTTTTTATAATAATGAACCGGGAACTAAGTATGCTTCGATAAACGGTGGTTTTTTTGGTAGTCCAAATAATTCATATAGTCTGGTGATGTACAATACTGTGGTAAGTGCCGTTAATATTAAGTCCTTGACACGCGTTTATAATTCAGTTAATACAACTTACTATCCAACCAGAGCTGCATTTGGTATTTCTGCTGCAGGTGTGCCTGATGTAACCTGGATTTACCATGTGGGGACAGGAGATGGAACTATATTTTCTTATTCTTCTCCTGCTTTAAATCAGTTGAATACTGCACCTTTGCCTGTGCCGACAGCTATATTGCCAACTGTTGGTAAGGTATGGGATGTTAAATCTGCAATCGGTGGATCTCCAATGTTAATTAAAGATGATAAAATAAATATAACAGATGCTGAAGAGTTGATTGTAATAGATAATACTTCTTCGCGTGCGCGTTCGGCTATAGGTTATACTAAAAATAACAAGATTATTATATTAGCCGTCGAAGGTGGGAATACTGCTGCGGGTATTCCGGGGGTAAACCTGGCAGAGCTTGCACAGATGATGAAAGATATGGGATGTGTGGGTGCTATAAACCTTGATGGTGGTGGCTCTACCGCTTTAACTGTAAATGGAAAACAGACTGTTAAACCTTCGGACGGGTCTGAAAGAAAGGTCGTGACTGCATTGATCGTTAAAGAAAAACTCTAA
- a CDS encoding ROK family transcriptional regulator, whose product MKTDFFDENSDILTGVAYKNIHIRKKIISYFADAGNATIAELCKETNLSVPKVTTLITELITGGLVKDFGKVGSTGGRRPNIYGLAPDSGFFLGVDVKHNHINIGLIDLQKKLIKISKDVPYNLNNTAESLASLCELIKSFIKESAISKDKILGLGLNLSGRINYSTGYSYSFFHFNEDPLSKLLETELNLKTFLENDSRAMAYGEFNCGVVKEEKNVLFLNLDYGLGMGVMINNELYYGKSGFAGEIGHIPLFNNEIICQCGKKGCLETEASGRALIAMFKEKLTTGSSSSLNKGISDNIQMQDIINAANNDDVLSIELLAKIGEKLGRGIALLINIYNPELVILGGALALTGEHLHLPIKSAVNKYSLSLVNSDTQLKLSKLGEEAGVMGACLLVRKRLLEYSI is encoded by the coding sequence ATGAAAACCGATTTTTTCGACGAGAACAGTGATATCCTAACCGGAGTTGCTTATAAAAACATACATATCAGAAAAAAGATCATCTCTTATTTTGCAGATGCCGGCAATGCAACCATTGCAGAACTCTGCAAAGAAACGAATCTGAGTGTTCCAAAAGTAACCACTCTAATTACTGAACTTATTACAGGTGGACTGGTAAAAGATTTCGGCAAAGTAGGATCTACAGGGGGAAGAAGACCAAACATTTACGGGCTAGCCCCCGATTCAGGCTTTTTCCTTGGTGTAGACGTAAAACATAACCACATCAATATCGGACTGATAGATTTGCAAAAAAAACTAATCAAAATCTCAAAAGATGTTCCTTACAATTTAAACAACACCGCCGAATCACTTGCATCACTTTGCGAGTTAATTAAAAGCTTCATTAAAGAATCTGCGATTTCAAAAGATAAAATACTTGGCCTTGGACTAAACCTTTCCGGAAGGATCAACTACTCGACAGGCTATAGCTACAGCTTTTTCCATTTCAATGAAGACCCTTTAAGTAAATTACTTGAAACCGAACTCAATTTAAAAACTTTTCTTGAAAACGATTCCAGAGCAATGGCTTACGGTGAATTTAACTGCGGCGTAGTAAAGGAAGAAAAAAATGTCTTGTTTTTAAATTTAGATTACGGCCTTGGAATGGGCGTAATGATCAATAACGAATTGTATTATGGAAAATCTGGTTTCGCAGGAGAAATCGGCCACATCCCATTGTTCAATAACGAGATCATCTGCCAATGTGGAAAAAAAGGATGTCTGGAAACTGAAGCTTCAGGCAGAGCATTAATAGCTATGTTTAAAGAAAAGCTAACCACGGGCTCATCCAGTTCCTTAAATAAAGGCATAAGCGACAACATACAAATGCAGGATATCATCAATGCAGCAAACAACGACGATGTACTTTCTATTGAACTGCTCGCCAAAATAGGTGAAAAACTTGGTCGGGGAATAGCCCTTCTCATCAATATTTACAACCCTGAACTTGTTATTCTGGGCGGAGCATTAGCCTTAACCGGCGAACATTTACATTTACCCATAAAGAGCGCAGTAAACAAATACTCCCTAAGCCTTGTAAATAGCGACACCCAATTAAAACTATCAAAACTTGGTGAAGAAGCAGGCGTTATGGGCGCCTGCCTCCTGGTAAGAAAAAGACTTTTAGAATATTCTATTTAA
- a CDS encoding family 20 glycosylhydrolase, whose translation MIKIVLKLIGKVIFVLGPVVLCLTCSAQDKVFNLIPQPTHLEKGEGAFILKANTAIVPASVSDKGLAELLALRLKSLTGYDLKVAGTSANSNVIRFVSDANVKGGKEAYQLEVTSKAVVIKANQPEGWFYAMQTLVQLLPLKAERAGVNLGTRIPAVKIEDAPRFQWRGLMVDVSRHFFSKEVIKRYILQMSKYKMNVLHLHLTDNQGWRVEIKSLPKLTEVGAWRVPRKGYWRNQKAPEPGEQATDGGFYTQDDIRELVAYGQQYFVELVPEIDVPGHSLALIAAYPELSCTKKSQQVLAGDPWNASRTNVVCAGNDSVFVFLEKVIGELAGLFPSKYIHIGGDEVSRAYWDKCPVCQQRIKDEHLKSSEELQSYFLKRVSKIVLSKGKKPLGWYENLPGGLPDEMAVMSWKDDKGGILSSKKGQQVVMTPAAYTYLDFYQGDQYLENAIFTVNRLNTTFLFDPLPKGIEEKNVMGGQGSLWTEQVPNERKLQFMTWPRAFALSETLWSGAGKSSWTDFISRVESHLPMLDRDTVNYSRYFYDAVVSGVRGADKALLVNLTTEIEGLKIYYSFDDTDPDPYYPVYAGRPLDIPKGAQNIRVVTYRNGIQVGRLMRIPIAELERRTPAK comes from the coding sequence ATGATTAAAATTGTACTCAAATTAATTGGCAAAGTCATATTTGTTCTTGGCCCCGTTGTGCTTTGTCTTACCTGCAGTGCTCAGGATAAAGTCTTTAATCTTATTCCGCAACCCACTCATTTAGAGAAAGGTGAGGGCGCTTTTATTTTGAAAGCGAATACCGCAATTGTTCCAGCAAGTGTAAGTGATAAGGGTTTGGCTGAGTTGTTGGCATTGAGGTTAAAATCGCTGACAGGTTATGATTTGAAAGTAGCTGGTACTTCTGCTAATAGTAATGTGATCAGGTTTGTGTCCGATGCAAATGTAAAAGGAGGTAAGGAAGCTTATCAGCTGGAGGTTACCAGTAAAGCAGTGGTTATTAAAGCTAATCAACCTGAAGGTTGGTTTTATGCAATGCAAACTTTAGTGCAGCTTTTGCCGCTTAAAGCAGAGCGAGCTGGAGTTAATTTAGGTACTAGAATTCCGGCAGTTAAAATAGAGGATGCTCCACGCTTTCAGTGGCGCGGATTAATGGTAGATGTGAGTCGCCATTTCTTTTCTAAAGAAGTGATAAAGAGATATATCTTGCAAATGTCTAAATATAAAATGAATGTACTGCATTTGCATTTGACTGACAATCAAGGGTGGAGGGTAGAGATTAAAAGCTTGCCAAAGCTGACTGAAGTAGGTGCCTGGAGGGTGCCTCGTAAAGGATATTGGCGGAATCAGAAGGCTCCGGAACCTGGTGAGCAGGCTACGGATGGAGGATTTTATACACAGGATGATATCAGGGAATTGGTGGCTTACGGGCAGCAGTATTTTGTAGAGTTGGTGCCGGAAATTGATGTTCCGGGTCATAGTTTGGCATTAATTGCTGCTTATCCGGAACTTTCCTGTACTAAAAAAAGTCAACAGGTGTTGGCGGGTGATCCATGGAATGCTTCACGTACTAATGTGGTTTGTGCGGGTAATGATTCTGTTTTTGTCTTTTTAGAAAAGGTTATTGGTGAATTGGCAGGATTGTTTCCCTCGAAATATATACATATTGGTGGGGATGAGGTTTCCAGAGCTTATTGGGACAAGTGTCCGGTATGTCAGCAAAGGATTAAAGATGAGCATTTAAAAAGTTCAGAAGAACTACAATCATATTTTCTTAAACGTGTTTCTAAAATTGTGCTTTCGAAGGGTAAAAAGCCTTTGGGCTGGTATGAAAACCTACCTGGTGGTCTTCCTGATGAAATGGCTGTGATGAGTTGGAAGGATGATAAAGGAGGTATCCTATCATCTAAGAAAGGACAGCAGGTGGTGATGACCCCTGCAGCTTATACTTATCTGGATTTTTATCAAGGAGATCAATACCTGGAAAATGCAATTTTTACTGTAAACAGGTTGAATACTACCTTTTTATTTGATCCATTGCCCAAAGGTATTGAGGAGAAAAACGTGATGGGTGGGCAAGGTAGTTTGTGGACTGAACAGGTGCCTAATGAACGGAAATTACAGTTTATGACTTGGCCAAGGGCGTTTGCTTTGAGTGAAACACTATGGAGTGGGGCTGGTAAAAGTAGCTGGACTGATTTCATTAGCCGTGTGGAGTCGCATTTACCTATGTTGGATAGAGATACGGTTAATTATTCAAGATATTTTTACGACGCAGTAGTTTCGGGTGTTCGGGGGGCAGATAAAGCTCTTTTAGTGAATTTGACAACTGAAATTGAGGGGCTTAAGATCTATTATTCTTTTGATGATACAGATCCGGATCCTTATTATCCGGTTTATGCAGGGCGGCCTTTGGATATTCCTAAAGGAGCACAGAATATACGGGTGGTTACCTATAGAAATGGTATTCAGGTAGGTAGATTGATGAGAATCCCTATTGCTGAATTGGAAAGAAGAACCCCTGCAAAGTAA